The following coding sequences are from one Kallotenue papyrolyticum window:
- a CDS encoding carbohydrate ABC transporter permease: protein MYAAPSIFERFGLGRPTRRSLIYHGTVLLICLFMSYPLLWLIGSSFKPREEIFTHSASLLPHNFTLANYVQGWAGFGGITFATFFKNSFILSGIGTLATVASSAVVAYGFARLRFRGRSFWFTCMLMTLMLPTQVQIIPQYILFSRLDWINTFLPLLVPRFFGEAFFIFLMVQFIRGIPRELDEAAEIDGASKFGIFVRVIVPLLTPALVTSAIFSFYWTWDDFFGPLLYLSDPKLYPVSLALKSFADAMGETNWGAIFAMSVLSLIPVFVLFIVFQRYLVEGISTSGLKG, encoded by the coding sequence ATGTATGCCGCTCCAAGCATCTTCGAGCGTTTCGGCCTGGGTCGGCCCACGCGCCGCAGCCTGATCTACCACGGCACGGTGCTGCTGATCTGTCTGTTCATGAGCTATCCGCTGCTGTGGCTGATCGGCAGCTCGTTTAAGCCGCGCGAGGAGATCTTTACACACTCGGCCTCGTTGCTGCCGCACAACTTCACGCTGGCAAACTATGTTCAGGGCTGGGCCGGTTTTGGTGGCATCACCTTCGCGACCTTTTTCAAAAACTCTTTTATCCTCTCAGGCATCGGCACGCTGGCGACGGTGGCCTCTTCGGCGGTGGTAGCCTACGGCTTTGCCCGGCTGCGCTTTCGGGGCAGGAGCTTCTGGTTCACCTGCATGCTGATGACGCTGATGTTACCGACGCAGGTGCAGATCATTCCGCAGTACATCCTGTTCAGCCGGCTGGACTGGATCAATACGTTTCTGCCGTTGCTGGTGCCGCGCTTCTTCGGCGAGGCCTTCTTCATCTTCCTGATGGTGCAGTTCATCCGCGGCATTCCCCGCGAGCTCGACGAAGCCGCCGAGATCGACGGCGCCAGCAAATTCGGCATCTTTGTGCGCGTGATTGTGCCGCTGCTAACACCGGCGCTGGTGACCTCGGCGATCTTTTCGTTCTACTGGACCTGGGATGATTTCTTCGGGCCGTTGCTGTACCTGAGCGATCCCAAGCTCTACCCGGTCTCGCTGGCGCTCAAGAGCTTCGCCGACGCCATGGGCGAGACCAACTGGGGGGCGATCTTCGCTATGTCGGTGCTGTCGTTGATCCCCGTGTTCGTGCTGTTTATCGTCTTCCAGCGCTACCTGGTCGAGGGCATCAGCACCAGCGGGTTGAAGGGCTAG
- a CDS encoding ABC transporter substrate-binding protein — protein MTVRRRWIALVAIISMLLAACGSPSAGGTAGNTASPAASPQAAASPAASPQAAASPAASPQSEQLAGGQPITMHMAWWGSQNRHDRTIKVIELFRQQHPNVNITYEFAAFDDYFTKMTTQAAGGNLPCLMQQDYQKISDWVTRGLLLPLDDYVANGTIDTSNIDDAYLAGGRLNGKLYAISLGTNTQALLLDTQSFEKAGVALPPDDWTWQDFEQVITQIHDKLGIYGMGTGLSDNQVFKLWLKQHGKALYNAEGTALGYDDDQLFVDFFTMLKRFSDSGAMPTREFEVSQQGVSVEDSIFVRQQAAIGYQWSNQLVAVSNAAKRPIELHLFPRPENGHHGHYLKPSMFFSITSKCPHPDVAAAFIDFFTNSVEANQILAAERGVPISLVVREAIQDQLNAAQKEAFEIVAKVGEDPSPLDPPDPPGSVEVIDNVYVPLMDQVLYGQIAPEGAAKQFRDQANAILARNKQ, from the coding sequence ATGACCGTGCGTCGAAGGTGGATCGCGCTCGTTGCCATCATCAGCATGTTGCTGGCGGCCTGTGGCAGCCCCAGCGCCGGCGGTACTGCCGGCAACACTGCCTCGCCCGCCGCCAGTCCGCAGGCCGCTGCCTCGCCCGCCGCCAGTCCGCAGGCCGCTGCCTCGCCCGCCGCCAGTCCGCAAAGTGAACAACTGGCCGGCGGGCAGCCGATCACCATGCACATGGCCTGGTGGGGCTCACAGAACCGCCATGATCGCACCATCAAAGTCATTGAGCTCTTCCGGCAGCAACACCCCAACGTCAACATTACCTACGAATTCGCGGCCTTTGACGACTATTTCACCAAGATGACGACGCAGGCCGCCGGTGGCAACCTGCCGTGCCTGATGCAGCAGGACTACCAGAAGATCAGCGACTGGGTCACGCGCGGGTTGCTGCTGCCGCTGGATGACTACGTCGCCAACGGCACGATCGACACCTCCAACATCGACGACGCGTACCTGGCGGGTGGCCGCCTCAACGGCAAACTCTACGCCATCAGCCTGGGCACCAACACGCAAGCGCTGCTGCTCGACACGCAGTCCTTTGAAAAAGCCGGTGTGGCCCTGCCGCCCGACGACTGGACCTGGCAGGATTTCGAGCAGGTGATCACCCAGATCCACGATAAGCTGGGCATTTACGGCATGGGTACCGGCCTGTCGGATAACCAGGTCTTCAAGCTGTGGTTGAAGCAGCACGGCAAGGCGCTGTACAATGCCGAGGGTACGGCGCTGGGCTATGACGACGACCAGCTCTTCGTTGATTTCTTCACCATGCTCAAGCGCTTCAGCGACAGCGGCGCCATGCCGACGCGTGAGTTCGAGGTCTCGCAGCAGGGCGTCAGCGTCGAGGACAGCATCTTCGTGCGCCAGCAGGCGGCCATCGGCTACCAGTGGAGCAACCAGCTCGTGGCGGTGAGCAACGCGGCCAAGCGCCCGATCGAGCTACATCTCTTCCCGCGCCCGGAGAATGGACACCACGGCCACTATCTCAAGCCGTCGATGTTCTTCTCGATCACCAGCAAGTGCCCCCATCCGGATGTCGCCGCTGCCTTCATCGACTTCTTCACCAACTCGGTCGAGGCCAACCAGATCCTGGCTGCCGAACGCGGCGTGCCGATCTCGTTGGTGGTGCGTGAAGCGATCCAGGATCAGCTCAATGCGGCGCAGAAGGAAGCTTTCGAGATCGTGGCCAAGGTCGGCGAGGATCCCAGCCCGCTCGATCCGCCCGATCCGCCCGGCAGCGTCGAGGTTATCGACAACGTGTACGTGCCGCTGATGGACCAGGTGCTGTACGGCCAGATCGCGCCTGAAGGCGCCGCCAAGCAGTTCCGCGATCAGGCCAACGCTATTCTGGCGCGCAACAAACAGTAG
- a CDS encoding Gfo/Idh/MocA family protein, with translation MRRLRVGVVGCGVGKQHISAFQELPEQWEVIAVCDIDAERARAVAEAAGIPRVCRDLAELCRMDDLEVIDICTPPYLHFEQIQQVVTSGKHAICEKPLVSSLAQVDALIRLEAEAGRRIMPIFQYRFGHGLQKLKLLVDSGLAGRAYVATVETAWRRRAEYYAVPWRGKWHTELGGTLVGHAIHTHDMLCYILGPVKSVFARTATRVNPIEVEDCASASLEMANGALVSLTATTGSAQEISRHRFCFEGFTAESNTMPYNNAKEPWTFVGDTPELQARIEATLERFVPLPERFTGQFYRCYHALCSGGELPVTLQDARMAIELISAMYYSSRTRQVVDLPLGPDHPYYHGWIV, from the coding sequence ATGCGACGTCTGCGCGTCGGCGTCGTGGGTTGCGGCGTCGGCAAACAACATATCAGTGCGTTCCAGGAGCTGCCTGAGCAGTGGGAGGTCATCGCCGTCTGCGACATCGATGCCGAGCGGGCGCGGGCCGTGGCCGAGGCAGCCGGCATTCCCCGCGTCTGCCGGGATCTCGCCGAACTGTGCCGCATGGACGATCTGGAGGTGATCGACATCTGCACGCCGCCCTACCTCCACTTCGAGCAGATTCAGCAGGTTGTGACCAGCGGCAAGCATGCCATCTGCGAAAAGCCGCTGGTCAGCTCGCTGGCGCAGGTAGACGCCCTGATCCGCCTGGAAGCCGAAGCGGGGCGGCGCATTATGCCGATCTTCCAGTACCGCTTCGGGCATGGCCTCCAGAAACTCAAGCTGCTGGTCGACTCCGGCCTGGCCGGGCGGGCCTACGTGGCAACCGTGGAGACCGCCTGGCGCCGGCGCGCCGAGTACTATGCTGTGCCCTGGCGCGGCAAGTGGCACACCGAGCTAGGCGGCACGCTGGTGGGCCACGCGATCCATACGCACGACATGCTGTGCTACATTCTGGGTCCGGTCAAGAGCGTCTTTGCACGCACGGCCACGCGCGTCAACCCGATCGAGGTCGAAGACTGCGCCTCGGCCTCGCTGGAAATGGCCAACGGCGCGCTGGTCTCGCTGACGGCGACCACCGGCTCGGCGCAGGAGATCAGCCGTCACCGCTTCTGCTTCGAGGGCTTCACCGCCGAAAGCAACACCATGCCCTACAACAACGCCAAGGAGCCCTGGACCTTTGTGGGCGACACTCCCGAACTCCAGGCGCGTATCGAGGCCACGCTGGAGCGCTTCGTGCCGCTGCCCGAACGCTTCACCGGCCAGTTCTATCGCTGCTACCACGCGCTGTGCAGCGGCGGCGAGCTGCCGGTCACGCTGCAGGATGCGCGCATGGCGATCGAGCTGATCAGCGCGATGTACTACTCGTCGCGCACGCGCCAGGTCGTCGATCTGCCGCTAGGGCCGGACCATCCCTACTACCACGGCTGGATCGTGTAA
- a CDS encoding glycosyl hydrolase, with the protein MTDAIDARAGAPAWPAATRTARPWTRWWWFGNAIDETEITRQLEALRAAGFGGVEISPIYAVEQSEIAPVPLLSPRWIALLRHALREAHRLDLGVDLLCGSGWPLGGPWVDPADAACRLIAHWFTPDHEGRLPEALRAPEAPYATRLALLACGPAGETLDLGERLDAHGRLQWCAPTADWRVLAVFVGGTGQQVKRAAPGGEGLVVDHFAAGAIRRYLQPFARLLAELPAELRPRCLFNDSYEVYGANWTPDLPAEFAQRRGYALGPYLPALLGQGDPELVQRVRCDYRHTLAELLLEHFVATWSAWAHSYGVGTRHQAHGAPGHLLDLYAAADIPETEAFGSDWLALAGREPLPPTPAHHGSRAEPLLLKLASSAAHLTGRPLCSSECCTWLGEHGSVPLAHIKAELDLLFLAGINHVFYHGTPASPAAAPWPGWMFYATTHVAPSNPFWRDLPALNAYISRCQALLQAGRPDNDLLLYFPIFDLWSAEIDAELAPLLTAHNTTAWLDQALAPWTATARALEQQGYAFDLVSDRLLREAVSVRDGHLTAGTSMYQALVLSGCRRIPPATLERMLALVRAGATLLIHGALPQDVPGLADLHRRQHRLQQALAPLAALSHAAAPVRELRLDAGRILVGESLTALLQAAAIRREPLVDAGLRAIRRRDADGWSYLIANLGQTPVDGWIPLAVPAQAVVIQEPLQGRHGLAPCRQHNAGSAVYLQLEPGSTLLLRAARAPLHDAAWPIFEAAGPPQPLVGAWRVRFVAGGPTLPAEREVQSLTSWTTWSDEQEALTAFAGTASYQMRLRLPADAEAWALDLGQVCWSARVRLDGRQVATLIAPPFRVLLPAGLSAGEHELEIEVTNLMANRLAAMDRRREAWRRFFFVSSTYQPFDASEWAPLPSGLLGPVRLVPLRRRHIG; encoded by the coding sequence ATGACAGACGCCATTGATGCGCGCGCCGGCGCGCCGGCGTGGCCCGCAGCGACGCGCACGGCGCGGCCCTGGACGCGCTGGTGGTGGTTTGGCAACGCCATCGACGAGACCGAGATCACGCGCCAGCTCGAAGCGCTGCGCGCTGCCGGCTTCGGTGGCGTCGAGATCAGCCCGATCTATGCCGTGGAGCAGAGCGAGATCGCGCCGGTGCCCTTGCTCAGCCCACGCTGGATCGCGCTGCTACGCCATGCCCTGCGCGAAGCGCACCGGCTCGATCTGGGCGTTGATCTGCTGTGCGGCAGCGGCTGGCCGCTGGGCGGGCCCTGGGTCGATCCCGCCGACGCGGCGTGTCGCCTGATCGCGCATTGGTTCACGCCCGATCACGAGGGTCGGCTTCCCGAAGCGCTGCGTGCGCCGGAAGCGCCGTACGCTACGCGCCTGGCGCTGCTGGCCTGCGGACCGGCGGGCGAGACGCTCGATCTTGGCGAGCGGCTCGACGCGCATGGCCGACTGCAGTGGTGCGCGCCCACCGCCGACTGGCGCGTGCTGGCCGTCTTTGTCGGCGGCACCGGCCAGCAGGTCAAGCGCGCCGCGCCGGGCGGCGAGGGCCTGGTCGTCGATCATTTCGCGGCCGGCGCGATCCGGCGCTATCTGCAACCCTTCGCGCGGCTGCTGGCCGAGTTGCCGGCAGAGCTGCGTCCGCGCTGCCTGTTCAACGACTCCTATGAGGTCTATGGCGCGAACTGGACGCCCGATCTGCCCGCGGAGTTCGCGCAGCGGCGCGGCTACGCGCTGGGACCCTACCTGCCGGCGCTGCTGGGCCAGGGCGATCCCGAACTGGTGCAGCGCGTGCGCTGTGATTACCGCCACACCCTGGCCGAGCTGCTGCTGGAGCATTTCGTAGCTACCTGGAGCGCGTGGGCCCACAGCTATGGCGTAGGCACGCGCCACCAGGCGCATGGCGCGCCCGGCCACCTGCTCGACCTGTACGCCGCTGCCGATATCCCCGAAACCGAGGCCTTCGGCAGCGACTGGCTGGCGCTGGCGGGCCGGGAGCCGCTGCCGCCCACGCCCGCGCACCACGGTAGTCGCGCCGAGCCGCTGCTGCTGAAGCTGGCCTCGTCCGCGGCGCACCTGACCGGACGGCCGCTCTGTTCGAGCGAGTGCTGTACCTGGCTGGGCGAGCACGGCAGCGTGCCGCTCGCGCACATCAAGGCCGAGCTGGACCTGCTCTTTCTCGCCGGCATCAACCATGTCTTCTACCACGGCACGCCCGCCTCGCCGGCTGCCGCACCCTGGCCAGGCTGGATGTTCTACGCCACCACGCATGTCGCGCCCAGCAACCCGTTCTGGCGCGATCTGCCCGCGCTCAACGCCTACATCAGCCGCTGCCAGGCGCTGCTGCAGGCGGGCCGGCCCGACAACGATCTGCTGCTCTACTTCCCGATCTTCGACCTGTGGAGCGCAGAGATCGACGCCGAGCTGGCGCCGCTGCTGACAGCGCACAACACCACTGCCTGGCTCGACCAGGCGCTGGCGCCCTGGACGGCGACCGCCCGCGCCCTGGAGCAGCAGGGCTACGCCTTCGATCTGGTTTCGGACCGCTTGCTGCGCGAGGCGGTGAGCGTCCGCGACGGACACCTGACGGCGGGCACCAGCATGTATCAGGCGCTGGTGCTGAGCGGCTGTCGACGCATACCGCCCGCGACTCTCGAACGCATGCTGGCCCTGGTGCGCGCCGGCGCAACCTTGCTGATCCATGGCGCGCTGCCGCAGGATGTTCCCGGCTTGGCCGATCTGCACCGGCGCCAACACCGGCTGCAGCAGGCGCTCGCGCCGCTCGCCGCGCTGTCCCATGCTGCCGCTCCGGTGCGCGAGCTACGCCTGGACGCCGGACGCATCCTCGTCGGCGAGTCGTTGACGGCACTGTTGCAGGCTGCCGCCATCCGTCGCGAGCCGCTGGTGGATGCCGGCCTGCGCGCGATCCGCCGCCGCGACGCCGACGGCTGGAGCTACCTGATCGCCAATCTCGGCCAGACGCCGGTAGATGGCTGGATCCCCCTGGCTGTGCCGGCGCAGGCGGTTGTGATCCAGGAGCCGCTGCAGGGTCGCCACGGCCTGGCGCCTTGCCGGCAGCATAACGCCGGCAGCGCGGTCTATCTGCAACTCGAACCGGGAAGCACGCTGTTGCTGCGCGCAGCGCGCGCGCCACTGCACGACGCGGCCTGGCCGATCTTCGAGGCCGCCGGTCCGCCACAGCCGCTCGTCGGCGCATGGCGGGTGCGCTTCGTCGCGGGCGGACCAACGCTGCCCGCGGAGCGCGAAGTGCAGAGTCTGACCAGCTGGACAACCTGGAGCGATGAGCAGGAGGCGCTGACGGCCTTTGCCGGCACGGCCAGCTACCAGATGCGCCTACGCCTGCCGGCGGACGCCGAAGCCTGGGCGCTCGATCTGGGCCAGGTCTGCTGGAGCGCGCGGGTACGGCTCGATGGCCGGCAGGTGGCCACGCTGATCGCGCCACCCTTCCGTGTGCTGCTGCCCGCAGGGCTGAGCGCAGGCGAGCACGAGCTGGAGATCGAGGTTACCAACCTGATGGCCAACCGCCTGGCAGCCATGGATCGGCGCCGGGAGGCGTGGCGACGGTTTTTCTTCGTCTCCAGCACCTACCAGCCTTTCGACGCGTCGGAGTGGGCGCCGCTACCGTCGGGCCTGCTCGGACCGGTGCGCCTCGTGCCGCTGCGCCGACGCCACATCGGGTGA
- a CDS encoding Gfo/Idh/MocA family oxidoreductase: MPERKRYAVVGLGSRSRMFTTALLKDYPAYGELVAYCDVNQTRMNYYNQYYAETLGAPPVATYHPQDFERMLREQRVDCVIVTSIDRTHHRYIIRAMELGCDVITEKPMTIDAPRCQAILDTVKATGRKLTVTFNYRYAPRNARVKELLQAGVIGRVLSVHFEWLLDTVHGADYFRRWHRDKRNSGGLMVHKATHHFDLVNWWLDTQPETVFAMGDLLFYGRENAEERGVTRFYDRAHGRAAAQDDPFALHLEQSETLRRLYLEAEHEDGYLRDQSVFGDGISIEDDMAVLVRYRNRAIMSYHLNAYAPWEGYRIAFNGTKGRLEYEVHENSYVSGSSQDTNLPEMRDAGTTVVEEPVSIIIRPLWGQPTRVELENISEGGHGGGDRRMLDAIFTGSPPDPLGRAADHRAGALSILTGVAANLSFATGQAVHVPSLVRF; this comes from the coding sequence ATGCCGGAACGCAAACGCTACGCCGTTGTCGGACTGGGATCGCGCTCGCGAATGTTCACCACCGCTCTGCTCAAGGACTATCCCGCCTATGGCGAGCTGGTGGCCTACTGCGACGTCAACCAGACGCGCATGAACTACTACAACCAGTACTATGCTGAAACCCTGGGCGCGCCGCCGGTCGCCACCTACCATCCGCAGGATTTCGAGCGCATGCTCCGCGAGCAGCGCGTGGATTGCGTGATCGTGACCTCGATCGACCGCACGCACCACCGCTACATCATTCGCGCCATGGAGCTGGGCTGCGACGTGATCACCGAGAAGCCGATGACCATCGACGCCCCGCGCTGCCAGGCGATCCTCGACACGGTCAAGGCCACCGGTCGCAAACTGACGGTGACCTTCAACTATCGCTACGCACCGCGCAACGCGCGCGTCAAGGAGCTGCTCCAGGCGGGCGTGATCGGCAGGGTGCTGTCGGTGCACTTCGAGTGGTTGCTGGATACCGTCCACGGCGCGGACTATTTTCGCCGCTGGCACCGTGACAAGCGCAACTCCGGCGGGCTGATGGTGCACAAGGCAACGCATCACTTCGATCTGGTCAACTGGTGGCTGGATACACAGCCCGAAACGGTCTTCGCTATGGGCGATCTGCTGTTCTACGGCCGCGAAAATGCCGAGGAGCGCGGTGTGACGCGCTTCTATGATCGCGCCCATGGCCGCGCGGCGGCGCAGGACGATCCCTTCGCCCTGCATCTGGAGCAGAGCGAGACGCTGCGGCGGCTGTATCTGGAAGCCGAGCATGAGGATGGCTACCTGCGCGATCAGAGCGTCTTTGGCGACGGAATTTCGATCGAGGATGATATGGCCGTGCTGGTGCGCTACCGCAACCGCGCGATCATGAGCTACCATCTCAACGCCTACGCGCCCTGGGAGGGCTACCGCATCGCCTTCAACGGCACCAAAGGGCGGCTCGAATACGAGGTCCACGAGAACTCCTACGTCAGCGGCTCGAGCCAGGACACCAACCTGCCCGAGATGCGCGACGCGGGCACGACGGTGGTCGAGGAGCCGGTCAGCATTATCATTCGTCCGCTGTGGGGCCAGCCCACGCGCGTCGAGCTGGAGAACATCAGCGAGGGAGGCCACGGCGGCGGCGATCGGCGCATGCTCGACGCGATCTTCACCGGCAGCCCACCCGATCCGCTGGGCCGCGCCGCCGACCACCGCGCCGGCGCGCTGTCGATCCTGACCGGCGTGGCCGCCAACCTCTCGTTTGCGACCGGTCAGGCGGTGCATGTACCGAGCTTGGTGCGCTTCTAG
- a CDS encoding carbohydrate ABC transporter permease, with the protein MRSLIHRGAVAEVSAGAAAVRRARRRSSNLAGYLFISPWLIGFFGFTLIPIVASLYLSFTNYDIFTPPRWIGLDNYRTMFFEDPRYWKSVGATFYYVFTAVPLRLVFALAIAMLLNAGFSFLGLYRAIFYIPSIIGGSVAVALMWRRLFGVDGLINTVLGLGGLQGPNWLGDPRTAIWTLILLAVWQFGSPMLIFLAGLKQIPQELYEAAAIDGAGPWKKFLRITLPLLSPVIFFNLVMQIIAGFMVFTQAFVITRGGPLDSTRFYSLYLYDQGFQFLHMGYAAAMAWVLLIIIAFFTALVFKSSSFWVYYEADAREEK; encoded by the coding sequence ATGCGTAGCCTGATCCATCGTGGCGCTGTCGCCGAGGTCAGTGCCGGCGCCGCCGCGGTCCGGCGCGCCCGCAGGCGCAGCAGCAATCTGGCCGGCTATCTGTTTATCTCCCCCTGGCTGATCGGGTTTTTCGGCTTTACGCTGATCCCGATCGTGGCATCGCTTTACCTGTCGTTTACGAACTACGATATCTTCACGCCGCCGCGTTGGATCGGGCTGGACAACTACCGCACCATGTTCTTCGAGGATCCGCGCTACTGGAAATCGGTCGGCGCAACCTTCTACTATGTCTTCACCGCCGTGCCGCTGCGGCTGGTCTTCGCGCTGGCGATCGCCATGCTGCTCAACGCCGGCTTCAGCTTTCTGGGCCTCTACCGCGCGATCTTTTACATCCCCTCGATCATCGGCGGCAGCGTGGCCGTCGCGCTGATGTGGCGCCGCCTGTTCGGCGTCGATGGGCTGATCAACACCGTGCTGGGCCTGGGCGGCCTGCAGGGGCCCAACTGGCTCGGCGATCCGCGCACGGCGATCTGGACGCTGATCCTGCTGGCGGTCTGGCAGTTCGGCTCGCCGATGTTGATCTTTCTGGCCGGTCTGAAACAAATTCCGCAGGAGCTCTACGAAGCGGCAGCCATCGACGGCGCCGGTCCGTGGAAAAAATTTCTGCGCATCACGCTGCCACTGTTGAGTCCGGTGATTTTCTTCAACCTGGTGATGCAGATCATTGCCGGCTTCATGGTCTTTACCCAGGCGTTTGTGATTACCCGCGGCGGGCCGCTGGACAGCACGCGCTTCTATTCGCTCTACCTGTACGATCAGGGCTTCCAGTTCCTGCATATGGGCTACGCCGCCGCTATGGCCTGGGTGCTGTTGATCATCATTGCCTTCTTTACGGCGCTGGTCTTTAAGTCATCGTCCTTCTGGGTCTACTACGAAGCCGACGCGCGGGAGGAGAAGTAG